The proteins below come from a single Brevundimonas sp. LM2 genomic window:
- a CDS encoding outer membrane lipoprotein carrier protein LolA translates to MTLSRRDLGFGLAAIAGLTALPAAAQSTLSAEDRATLAQAQTYLQALTSAQGSFVETGAGGQRRQGRFYLQRPGKMRFEYTDPAGLLVVSDGDNVKRYDPRLNVFRQVPLGATPLSTFLARNVRLDQGVRIDRVTRMQSGAFAITARDQRRPNEGSVILAFAGNPMRLQEWTITDAQGARTRTQLTTLTPAPSLAASLFRLTDPTRRPGRN, encoded by the coding sequence ATGACCCTGTCCCGCAGAGACCTCGGCTTCGGCCTCGCCGCCATCGCCGGCCTCACCGCCCTGCCCGCCGCCGCCCAGTCGACCCTGTCGGCCGAGGACCGCGCCACCCTGGCCCAGGCCCAGACCTATCTGCAGGCCCTCACCTCCGCCCAGGGCAGTTTCGTCGAGACCGGGGCGGGCGGTCAGCGTCGTCAGGGCCGCTTCTATCTGCAGCGCCCCGGCAAGATGCGGTTCGAATACACCGACCCCGCCGGCCTGCTGGTCGTGTCCGACGGCGACAACGTCAAACGCTACGACCCGCGGTTGAACGTCTTCCGTCAGGTGCCGCTGGGAGCCACACCCCTGTCGACCTTCCTGGCCCGCAACGTCCGGCTGGACCAGGGCGTGCGCATCGACCGCGTCACCCGCATGCAGTCCGGAGCGTTCGCCATCACGGCCCGCGACCAGCGCCGTCCCAACGAGGGCTCGGTCATCCTGGCCTTCGCCGGCAACCCGATGCGGCTGCAGGAGTGGACCATCACCGATGCGCAGGGGGCGCGCACCCGCACCCAGCTGACCACCTTGACGCCCGCGCCCAGCTTGGCCGCCAGCCTGTTCCGCCTGACCGATCCGACGCGTCGCCCGGGCCGAAACTGA